In one window of Oryzias melastigma strain HK-1 linkage group LG5, ASM292280v2, whole genome shotgun sequence DNA:
- the LOC112144793 gene encoding trypsin isoform X2 produces MMKLAPSCRLFLLILLSVILTGVHGGRIIGGTVVQPHSIKYQASLLYRDSHFCGGTLIDPQWVVSAAHCWRPSYMIKVVLGKHNLNVVEETDQIFSVSLIVKHYQYNYWILDNDIMLLKLDRPAKIGDTVRPALLPVKNAPPLENFSRCTVSGWGVTGLYSQSLSSELMSVDVDYFSDCWSFYYYYSFMITNNMMCAGSRDGGKDSCQGDSGGPLFCNGKFEGIVSWGIGCGYASYPGVYTKVRNYLVWIDQVMQSSP; encoded by the exons ATGATGAAGCTGGCTCCATCCTGTCGCCTCTTTCTGCTCATCCTGCTTAGTGTTATCCTGACAG GCGTCCATGGAGGCAGAATCATCGGCGGTACGGTGGTCCAGCCTCATTCCATCAAGTACCAAGCCTCGCTGCTTTACAGAGACTCCCACTTCTGTGGAGGAACCCTGATAGACCCTCAGTGGGTGGTGTCTGCTGCCCACTGCTGGAGACC gaGCTACATGATTAAAGTGGTTCTGGGCAAACATAACCTTAATGTGGTGGAGGAAACAGACCAGATATTTAGTGTCTCATTAATCGTCAAACATTACCAGTACAATTACTGGATACTTGACAATGACATCATGCTGCTTAAG CTGGACCGTCCAGCAAAGATTGGCGACACGGTGAGGCCAGCCCTCCTCCCAGTGAAGAACGCACCCCCTTTAGAAAACTTCTCCCGGTGTACCGTCAGCGGCTGGGGGGTGACGGGCCTCTACAGTCAGAGTCTGTCCTCTGAACTGATGTCTGTGGATGTGGATTACTTCTCCGACTGCTGGAGcttctactactactactcCTTCATGATCACCAACAACATGATGTGTGCCGGCTCTCGGGACGGCGGGAAGGACTCCTGTCAG GGGGATTCGGGAGGCCCGCTTTTCTGCAACGGTAAATTCGAGGGCATCGTGTCCTGGGGCATTGGCTGTGGGTACGCGTCCTATCCTGGCGTTTACACCAAGGTCAGAAACTACCTCGTCTGGATTGACCAGGTCATGCAGAGCAGCCCATGA
- the LOC112145538 gene encoding protein FAM107B, which produces MRLYHSSQVSQNMGLKNKKDRHHCWMITPHQVIENQQQQEDDLIQPRKLINPVLASVQHRALHQELLFCYRRGTLPRRKPELQRVLEHKKREQLRKREQALCPPSDLEVKLHRRQQRMQFLEMEEKRRMERQKNLPEFVRVRQTLKHI; this is translated from the exons ATGCGTCTGTATCACAGCTCACAG GTGTCCCAAAATATGggcctcaaaaacaaaaaag ACAGACATCACTGCTGGATGATCACACCTCACCAGGTGATTGAAAACCAGCAACAGCAGGAGGATGACCTCATCCAACCGCGAAAGCTGATAAACCCCGTCCTGGCCTCTGTCCAGCACAGGGCTCTTCATCAGGAGCTGCTGTTCTGTTACAGACG AGGCACGCTGCCACGAAGGAAGCCGGAGCTGCAGCGCGTCCTGGAGCACAAAAAACGGGAGCAGCTCCGGAAAAGGGAGCAGGCTCTGTGTCCGCCCTCTGACCTCGAAGTGAAGCTGCACAGAAGGCAGCAGAGAATGCAGTTT cTGGAGATGGAGGAAAAGAGAAGGATGGAACGTCAGAAGAACCTCCCAGAGTTTGTTCGTGTGAGACAAACCctcaaacatatttaa
- the b3galt6 gene encoding beta-1,3-galactosyltransferase 6: MNLFRLVCRHKTALVIGSICTFAVVLVFLAKCTSETLKQDHPDPPGLAPNTNALKFRPESHNPLSSSKALSAFLVVLITTGPKYTERRSIIRSTWLAKRDSDVLAWFVVGTQGLLSDDLQNLNTEQGRHKDLLLLPDLRDSYENLTLKLLHMYSWLDQNVDFKFVFKADDDTFARLDLVKEELKSKEPSRLYWGFFSGRGRVKTAGKWRESSWELCDYYLPYALGGGYILSADLVRFVHLNAGYFKMWQSEDVSLGAWLAPVDVRRTHDPRFDTEYKSRGCNNKYLVTHKQSLEDMLEKHQTLQRDGRLCKEEVKLRLSYVYDWSVPPSQCCQRKDGIP; this comes from the coding sequence ATGAATCTGTTTCGCCTCGTATGTCGCCATAAAACGGCTCTGGTCATCGGCTCCATATGCACTTTTGCTGTCGTCCTGGTTTTCTTGGCCAAATGTACCTCAGAGACCCTGAAGCAGGATCACCCCGACCCGCCGGGTTTGGCCCCCAACACCAACGCGTTGAAGTTCCGTCCGGAGTCGCACAACCCGCTGTCCTCTTCCAAAGCCTTGTCTGCGTTCCTCGTGGTGCTCATCACGACGGGACCCAAGTACACAGAACGCAGGAGCATCATTCGCAGCACCTGGCTTGCTAAGCGGGACTCTGACGTTCTGGCTTGGTTCGTGGTCGGGACTCAAGGCCTGTTGAGCGACGACCTGCAGAACCTCAACACGGAGCAAGGCCGCCACAaagacctgctgctgctgccggaTCTGCGAGATTCCTATGAGAACTTAACACTGAAGCTGCTGCACATGTACTCCTGGCTGGACCAGAATGTGGACTTCAAGTTTGTCTTCAAAGCCGATGATGACACGTTTGCTCGCTTGGACCTCGTGAAAGAAGAGCTGAAGAGCAAAGAGCCCAGCAGGCTGTACTGGGGCTTCTTTTCCGGAAGAGGCCGCGTAAAAACAGCGGGGAAGTGGCGTGAAAGCTCCTGGGAGCTCTGTGACTATTACCTCCCGTATGCCCTCGGCGGCGGTTACATCCTCTCAGCCGACCTGGTCCGCTTTGTGCATCTCAACGCAGGCTACTTCAAGATGTGGCAAAGTGAGGACGTGTCCCTGGGTGCCTGGTTGGCGCCGGTGGACGTCCGGCGAACGCACGACCCGCGCTTTGATACGGAGTATAAGTCGCGTGGGTGCAACAACAAATACTTGGTGACGCATAAGCAGAGTTTGGAGGACATGTTGGAAAAACACCAGACTCTGCAGCGGGACGGCAGGCTCTGCAAGGAGGAGGTCAAGCTGAGACTGTCCTACGTGTACGACTGGAGCGTGCCGCCCTCTCAGTGCTGCCAAAGAAAGGATGGAATTCCATAA
- the LOC112144795 gene encoding cytidine deaminase, translated as MDEVKSGQRKIRDEGSRDLSSETVQKLILQSQEAKKKAYCPYSQFRVGAALLTVDNVVFTGCNVENACYNLGICAERVAISKAVSEGYKNFKAIAVASDVKDHMVSPCGGCRQFIREFGTDWDVYLSHPDGTYRKMTVEELLPFSFGPEDLSKKRVAH; from the exons ATGGATGAAGTCAAGTCCGGACAGAGGAAGATCAGGGATGAAGGCTCCAGAGACCTGTCCTCAGAGACAGTTCAGAAGCTGATTCTTCAGTCTCAGGAGGCAAAGAAGAAAGCGTACTGTCCTTACAGCCAGTTCAGAGTGGGAGCTGCTCTGCTCACCGTCGACAACGTGGTCTTCACAG GCTGCAACGTGGAGAATGCATGCTACAACCTGGGAATATGTGCCGAGAGAGTTGCCATATCTAAGGCCGTTTCAGAAGGATACAAGAACTTCAAGGCCATTGCAGTCGCCAG TGACGTGAAGGATCACATGGTCTCCCCGTGTGGAGGCTGCAGACAGTTCATAAGAGAG TTTGGGACAGACTGGGACGTTTACCTCTCCCACCCTGACGGAACTTACCGAAAGATGAcggtggaggagctgctgccgttttctttTGGCCCTGAAGATTTGTCCAAAAAGAGAGTAGCTCACTAA
- the LOC112144793 gene encoding trypsin isoform X1 — protein sequence MTMTPLANQHHGQRGGSVLPDLFSSLIYMVAMMKLAPSCRLFLLILLSVILTGVHGGRIIGGTVVQPHSIKYQASLLYRDSHFCGGTLIDPQWVVSAAHCWRPSYMIKVVLGKHNLNVVEETDQIFSVSLIVKHYQYNYWILDNDIMLLKLDRPAKIGDTVRPALLPVKNAPPLENFSRCTVSGWGVTGLYSQSLSSELMSVDVDYFSDCWSFYYYYSFMITNNMMCAGSRDGGKDSCQGDSGGPLFCNGKFEGIVSWGIGCGYASYPGVYTKVRNYLVWIDQVMQSSP from the exons TGGTTGCTATGATGAAGCTGGCTCCATCCTGTCGCCTCTTTCTGCTCATCCTGCTTAGTGTTATCCTGACAG GCGTCCATGGAGGCAGAATCATCGGCGGTACGGTGGTCCAGCCTCATTCCATCAAGTACCAAGCCTCGCTGCTTTACAGAGACTCCCACTTCTGTGGAGGAACCCTGATAGACCCTCAGTGGGTGGTGTCTGCTGCCCACTGCTGGAGACC gaGCTACATGATTAAAGTGGTTCTGGGCAAACATAACCTTAATGTGGTGGAGGAAACAGACCAGATATTTAGTGTCTCATTAATCGTCAAACATTACCAGTACAATTACTGGATACTTGACAATGACATCATGCTGCTTAAG CTGGACCGTCCAGCAAAGATTGGCGACACGGTGAGGCCAGCCCTCCTCCCAGTGAAGAACGCACCCCCTTTAGAAAACTTCTCCCGGTGTACCGTCAGCGGCTGGGGGGTGACGGGCCTCTACAGTCAGAGTCTGTCCTCTGAACTGATGTCTGTGGATGTGGATTACTTCTCCGACTGCTGGAGcttctactactactactcCTTCATGATCACCAACAACATGATGTGTGCCGGCTCTCGGGACGGCGGGAAGGACTCCTGTCAG GGGGATTCGGGAGGCCCGCTTTTCTGCAACGGTAAATTCGAGGGCATCGTGTCCTGGGGCATTGGCTGTGGGTACGCGTCCTATCCTGGCGTTTACACCAAGGTCAGAAACTACCTCGTCTGGATTGACCAGGTCATGCAGAGCAGCCCATGA
- the dnajc16l gene encoding dnaJ homolog subfamily C member 16, whose amino-acid sequence MTGWSTGRVPWICHVVVAIFLLMLTVDVVRPTSEYDPYKILDVSRSAGQAEIKRAYKKLVREWHPDKNKDPKAEDMFIKISKSYEILSNEERRANFDRYGQMDENQPFGQPQHQGFHGFHRSFYFDESFFHFPRSRDFADSKYMLHHAQFNSEILPDSYKRPYLIKVTSDWCFACIHIEPVWKETVLELEPLGVGIGVVDLGYERRLANQLGAYRTPSIIGLVNGRVTFFHQAVIQEHLRQFVEDLVPQRLVEKVNDDNYRAFLESWHSENKPGLLLFDRVSVVPLLYKLTAFSFREYVRFGYVDQGDTHIAQLLQQFNINTFAPSMLLFKEDTEKPADIIQARGMKRQIMNEFVSNNKFLQVPRLVSQQLFDELCPVKQFHRRRKYCVLLITGEDDAFLPGNKAFLDFASAYKKDVLRFAYVYQRKQQPLCQALLQNQAAVSPQVVILERRSQAGRVLYRSVSGGWNGSEEDKHCLHEQLELLQRDPTYLTTDATLPELNNEMAPIFIVQWLNAAFDYILQIYDGLLYSNWREMMPILSLIFSALFILFGTVIIQAFSEPGESKPQSSKQKESPTTQNEENPSSRAGTSSRPPKKDFVEVTELTDITYTSNLVKLKPGHINVVLVLTNASKNALLRKFAKEVFSFSGSQTLHFSFLNADKHHHWMPSLLRSACFNEQSESHSDDEESPDFAGYVLALNGYKKYFCLFRPVFTGDDHSGSSSETSFSSDSRRLSRSRSRSSSHSRSRSHSREDGAKRGSSRATSIEVHHKLDRLGLWMERLMEGTLPRIPVPVWPTLEDAANASAS is encoded by the exons ATGACGGGTTGGAGCACCGGCCGAGTTCCTTGGATATGTCATGTCGTGGTGGCCATCTTTCTGCTGATGTTGACTGTAGATGTCGTGAGGCCAACTTCTGAATATGACCCCTATAAAATACTGGATGTTAGCAGGAGCGCCGGGCAAGCAGAGATCAAACGGGCCTACAAGAAGCTGGTCAGAGAATG GCACCCAGATAAGAACAAGGACCCTAAAGCTGAAGACATGTTCATCAAGATTTCCAAATCCTATGAG ATTCTGTCCAATGAAGAGCGGAGGGCTAACTTTGACCGGTACGGGCAGATGGATGAAAACCAGCCCTTCGGCCAGCCGCAGCATCAGGGTTTCCATGGTTTCCACAGGAGTTTCTACTTTGATGAGTCCTTCTTCCATTTCCCCAG gtCCAGGGATTTTGCAGATAGCAAGTACATGCTTCACCACGCGCAGTTTAACAGTGAAATCCTGCCCGACAGCTACAAGAGGCCGTACTTAATTAAAGTGACGTCCGACTGGTGCTTCGCTTGCATTCACATTGAGCCGGTTTGGAAAGAGACCGTACTGGAGCTGGAACCTCTGG GTGTGGGCATTGGCGTTGTGGACCTGGGCTACGAGCGCCGCCTGGCTAACCAGCTGGGAGCTTATCGCACTCCCTCCATCATCGGGCTGGTGAACGGCAGAGTCACCTTCTTCCACCAGGCCGTGATACAAGAGCACCTGCGACAGTTTGTGGAAGACTTGGTGCCTCAGAGACTGGTGGAAAAG gtCAACGATGACAACTACCGAGCTTTTCTTGAAAGTTGGCACTCGGAGAACAAGCCTGGTCTTCTCTTATTTGACAGAGTCTCTGTTGTTCCACTTCTTTACAAG TTAACAGCGTTCTCCTTCAGAGAGTATGTGCGGTTTGGATACGTGGATCAGGGCGACACTCACATcgctcagctgctgcagcagttcAACATCAACACCTTCGCTCCCAGCATGCTGCTCTTCAAGGAGGACACGGAGAAGCCTGCTGACATCATCCAG GCCAGAGGGATGAAGCGACAGATCATGAACGAGTTCGTCTCCAACAATAAGTTCCTGCAGGTCCCGCGGCTGGTCAGCCAGCAGCTTTTTGATGAGCTCTGTCCCGTCAAGCAATTCCACCGGAGGAGGAA GTATTGTGTTCTGCTCATCACTGGGGAGGATGACGCTTTCCTTCCAGGCAATAAGGCCTTTCTGGACTTTGCTTCGGCCTACAAAAAAGATGTCCTGCGGTTTGCTTATGTTTATCAGCGAAAGCAGCAGCCTCTTTGTCAGGCTCTCCTGCAGAACCAGGCCGCCGTCTCACCTCAG GTGGTGATTCTGGAGCGGCGGAGCCAGGCCGGCAGGGTCCTCTACCGCTCCGTGAGCGGGGGCTGGAACGGCAGCGAGGAGGACAAACACTGCCTCCACGAACAGCTGGAGCTTCTTCAGAGAGACCCCACCTACCTGACCACAGACGCCACCTTACCTGAGCTCAACAACGAGATGGCTCCT ATTTTCATTGTTCAGTGGCTGAATGCCGCTTTTGACTACATTCTTCAAATATACGATGGTCTTCTCTACTCGAACTG GCGAGAGATGATGCCCATTCTGTCCTTGATCTTCTCAGCGCTCTTCATTCTATTCGGCACAGTTATCATTCAGGCTTTCAG TGAGCCGGGTGAGAGCAAGCCACAAAGCTCAAAGCAGAAAGAGTCTCCCACCACCCAAAATGAGGAAAATCCTTCCAGCAGAGCAGGGACCTCAAG CCGCCCCCCTAAGAAAGACTTTGTGGAGGTGACGGAGCTCACAGACATAACCTACACCAGTAACCTGGTCAAACTGAAGCCTGGTCACATCAACGTTGTGCTGGTGCTCACCAACGCCTCAAAGAACGCTTTGCTCAGGAAATTTGCCAAAGAGGTTTTCTCCTTTTCGGG CTCTCAGACTCTTCACTTCTCCTTCCTGAACGCCGATAAGCACCACCACTGGATGCCGTCGCTGCTTCGCTCGGCTTGTTTTAACGAACAGAGCGAGAGCCACTCGGACGACGAGGAGTCTCCAGACTTTGCCGGCTACGTCCTGGCCCTCAACGGTTACAAGAAGTACTTTTGCCTCTTCAGACCCGTCTTTACGGGGGACGACCACAGCGGCTCGTCCTCCGAGACCTCGTTTTCCTCGGACAGCCGCAGACTGTCCCGGTCCAGGTCCAGGTCTAGCTCTCACTCTCGGTCCCGGTCCCATTCCAGGGAGGACGGGGCCAAGAGAGGCTCCAGCAGGGCCACCAGCATCGAGGTCCACCACAAGCTGGACCGGCTGGGACTCTGGATGGAGAGACTGATGGAGGGAACCTTACCCAGAATACCGGTCCCTGTGTGGCCCACATTAGAGGATGCAGCTAACGCCTCAGCAAGCTGA